A single Lolium perenne isolate Kyuss_39 chromosome 6, Kyuss_2.0, whole genome shotgun sequence DNA region contains:
- the LOC127306628 gene encoding uncharacterized protein, whose protein sequence is MEFNASYFHAFGNPDFAAVFSGGSAQALRPPCPSAGGDGDGASVKAEKGAVARQSTTATPSSVTFTVPDEELGEAQHFLNECSRCRKCLTGDIFMYRGDTPFCSEECRRKQIETEKARHRRKKQNSPKAQAAVAAAVAAAAERENEPQRRRPQPQ, encoded by the exons ATGGAGTTCAACGCCTCCTACTTCCACGCGTTCGGCAACCCCGACTTCGCGGCGGTCTTCTCCGGTGGCAGCGCGCAGGCCCTCCGGCCGCCGTGCCCCtcggccggcggcgacggcgacggagcCAGCGTGAAGGCGGAGAAGGGAGCGGTGGCTAGGcaaagcaccaccgccaccccaTCGTCCGTGACCTTTACGGTCCCGGACGAGGAGCTGGGAGAGGCGCAACACTTCCTCAACGAGTGCTCCCGCTGTCGCAAATGCCTCACCGGCGACATCTTCATGTACAG AGGGGACACGCCATTCTGCAGCGAGGAATGTAGGAGGAAGCAAATCGAGACGGAGAAGGCCAGACACCGGAGGAAGAAGCAAAACTCCCCAAAGGCGCAGGCGGCCGTGGCGGCGGCTGTGGCAGCGGCGGCGGAGAGAGAGAACGAACCCCAGCGGCGACGACCGCAGCCACAGTAG